One segment of Sesamum indicum cultivar Zhongzhi No. 13 linkage group LG4, S_indicum_v1.0, whole genome shotgun sequence DNA contains the following:
- the LOC105160330 gene encoding uncharacterized protein LOC105160330 produces the protein MLFCNVGMYQNKDGDALPNNNNGIKIFYRTYGRGPVKVLMIIGLAGTHDSWGPQIKGLVGTLTPNDEELPTGDRSNGDGGVGACVEVCAFDNRGMGRSSVPTKKSEYTTRIMAKDAIALMDHLGWEKAHVFGHSMGAMIACKLAAMVPERILSLALLNVTGGGYECIPKIDRQTLSIAMRFLRAKTPEQRAAVDLDTHYSQEYLEEYVGQKTRRSILYQEYVKGISATGMQSNYGFDGQVNACWTHKMSRAELESIRLAGFPISVIHGRHDVIAQLCHAKRLAEKLYPSSRMVELNGGHLVSHERTEEVNKALSELIKASDSMTSLCEWTNLSNKSCGCKYTSRISLLRSKSSFFIVGSIEKLHIFLAYFFGLFVLAFENIRRGVQRLKPVRVGSALTLS, from the exons ATGCTGTTCTGTAACGTGGGAATGTACCAGAACAAAGATGGGGACGCACTACCTAATAACAACAACGGAATCAAGATTTTCTACCGAACCTACGGCAGAGGACCTGTTAAAGTTCTTATGATCATTG GATTGGCTGGCACGCACGATTCTTGGGGCCCACAGATAAAGGGTCTGGTCGGAACTCTGACTCCGAACGACGAAGAATTACCGACCGGTGATCGGAGCAATGGAGATGGCGGGGTAGGTGCGTGTGTGGAGGTTTGTGCTTTCGATAACCGAGGAATGGGTCGGAGCTCCGTTCCCACAAAAAAGTCAGAATATAC GACGAGAATAATGGCAAAAGATGCAATAGCTCTAATGGATCATTTGGGCTGGGAAAAAGCTCATGTTTTTGGACATTCGATGG GTGCTATGATTGCTTGTAAGCTTGCTGCTATGGTGCCTGAAAGAATTTTGTCTTTGGCTTTGTTGAATGTAACTGGTGGAGGTTATGAATGCATACCAAAG ATTGACCGTCAAACTTTGTCTATTGCAATGCGTTTCCTAAGGGCAAAAACTCCTGAGCAGAGAGCAGCTGTTGATTTGGATACCCATTACTCACAG GAATATCTTGAAGAGTATGTTGGACAAAAGACCAGAAGATCAATCTTATACCAA GAATATGTAAAAGGCATATCAGCAACTGGTATGCAGTCAAATTATGGATTTGACGGTCAGGTTAATGCTTGCTGGACCCATAAAATGTCACGAGCGGAGCTAGAGTCTATCCGTCTGGCTGGATTTCCTATATCAGTAATTCATGGCAG GCATGATGTCATTGCTCAGTTGTGCCACGCAAAACGACTTGCAGAGAAATTGTATCCATCTTCAAGAATGGTTGAACTTAATGGCGGACATCTAGTTAGCCATGAGAGGACTGAAGAG GTCAATAAGGCTCTTTCTGAGTTGATCAAAGCATCAGACAGTATGACAAGTCTATGCGAGTGGACAAATTTGTCCAATAAAAGCTGTG GGTGTAAATATACTAGTCGGATATCATTATTGAGATCAAAGAGTTCATTTTTCATTGTTGGGAGCATAGAGAAGCTACACATTTTCCTAGCGTACTTTTTTGGCCTCTTTGTATTGGCATTTGAGAACATACGAAGAGGTGTGCAGAGGCTTAAACCCGTTAGAGTAGGATCTGCTCTTACATTAAGCTAA